One window of the Colletotrichum destructivum chromosome 4, complete sequence genome contains the following:
- a CDS encoding Putative glycoside hydrolase, family 3, glycoside hydrolase family 3 domain, immunoglobulin, which yields MYGSLKSWTLAILTFVTGTLAQDVSANYTEQLLSSGTSKFPFISPSHQFHILGTWQDAYDKATALLATLTTEEKISIVAGGDGGNWTALHNLDSATNPLTYFYVTTWPAGLAMAMTWDTAAAQGQGQGVGEEFKGKGINMAYGPTLEPLGRSAWGGRSGETYGVDSYQAGIMAGSVVKGMSSAGVIASAKHFILNEQETNRMGTGSGGGMGGGGAGGAPPDGGSGGNMTLTTRQSTNTLTNSTANGTTSSDTSGSYSVTIDDKTFHETYLWPFYDTIYNGMGGAMCAMNKVNGTYSCESQDLLAKYLKVELGFPGIVSADVSAQKTGINAANAGMDLSSAQYWSNTTLGAGLANGSFTADRLDDMVIRNMMGYFHLGQDDGYPSLAGATDRVDNRGNHSAMARRYAAESIALLKNTNGALPLINRTSVSIFGYHAGPRYVGANTALGVYDGEPSTMQGHMAVVGGSAMGSLSHLTTPLQLFNERAAREGFMLRWWLNDTVETTFSGMSGSGTELTESTTGVAADSDACVVFLNAWGGEGADRDELRNAEQDALVETVAGVCDNTVVVVNTVGPRLLDAWIEHDNVTGVLYAGALGQESGNAIDDVLFGAVNPSGRLVHTIARNESDYNPETVISATELDLDFSDGNYIDYKYFDYYNVTPRYEFGYGLSYTTFNYSSAVEVEVSAKLTSGFAMGDRSIGGREDLWEVVATVSTSISNTGSVAGAEVAQLYVSFPDAAGEPVRQLRGFAKVTIQPGESADVAFPLRRRDLSVWDVAGQEWKVEGGEYTLYVGASSRDFRAQTTLKIS from the exons ATGTACGGGTCTTTGAAATCTTGGACTTTAGCCATACTCACTTTTGTGACTGGCACCTTGGCTCAAGATGTTTCGGCCAATTACACCGAGCAGCTCCTGAGCTCAGGAACGAGCAAGTTTCCCTTCATTTCACCTTCGCATCAATTTCATATA CTCGGAACGTGGCAGGATGCCTACGATAAGGCAACAGCACTATTGGCTACCCTGACCACTGAAGAAAAGATCTCCAtcgtggccggcggcgatggcggcaacTGGACCGCTCTGCACAACCTCGACTCGGCCACGAACCCTCTCACCTACTTCTACGTTACGACGTGGCCTGCTGGCCTTGCGATGGCCATGACCTGGGACACGGCCGCCGCTCAggggcaaggccaaggtgtGGGGGAAGAGttcaagggcaagggcatcAACATGGCGTACGGGCCAACCTTGGAGCCTCTGGGACGCTCCGCCTGGGGCGGCCGATCTGGCGAGACGTACGGCGTTGATAGCTACCAGGCCGGCATCATGGCCGGGTCAGTCGTCAAGGGAATGTCGTCTGCCGGTGTCATCGCCAGCGCCAAGCACTTCATCCTCAACGAACAGGAAACCAACCGGATGGGCACCGGCTCAGGAGGTGGTatggggggaggaggagccggcggcgcccccCCTGACGGAGGATCCGGAGGCAACATGACTCTGACTACACGCCAGTCAACCAACACCCTTACCAACAGCACGGCCAACGGGACGACCTCCTCGGATACCTCGGGCTCCTACAGCGTGACGATCGACGACAAGACCTTCCACGAGACGTACCTGTGGCCCTTCTACGACACCATTTACAAcggcatgggcggcgccATGTGCGCCATGAACAAGGTCAACGGCACCTACTCGTGCGAGAGCCAGGATCTCCTCGCCAAGTACCTCAaggtcgagctcggcttCCCGGGCATCGTATCCGCCGACGTCAGCGCCCAGAAGACAggcatcaacgccgccaacgctGGCATGGACCTCTCTTCCGCCCAGTACTGGTCCAACACGACGCTCGGCGCGGGCCTCGCTAACGGCAGCTTCACCGCCGACcggctcgacgacatggTCATCCGCAACATGATGGGCTACTTCCACCTGGGCCAGGACGACGGATACCCAagcctcgccggcgccacggACCGCGTCGACAACCGCGGCAACCACAGCGCCATGGCGAGACGCTACGCCGCCGAGTCCATCGCCCTGCTCAAGAACACGAACGGCGCGCTGCCCCTGATCAACAGGACCAGCGTCAGCATCTTCGGATACCACGCCGGCCCGCGGTACGTTGGCGCCAACACGGCCCTGGGCGTCTACGACGGCGAGCCGTCGACCATGCAGGGCCacatggccgtcgtcggcgggtCCGCCATGGGCTCGCTCTCCCACCTCACGACGCCCCTGCAACTCTTCAACGAGCGGGCCGCCCGGGAAGGCTTCATGCTCCGCTGGTGGCTCAACGACACCGTCGAGACGACCTTTAGCGGCATGTCCGGCTCCGGCACGGAGCTGACCGAGTCCACGACGGGCGTGGCCGCCGACTCGGACGCCtgcgtcgtcttcctcaacgcctggggcggcgagggcgccgatcGTGACGAGCTCCGCAACGCTGAGCAGGACGCTCTGGTAGAGACCGTGGCGGGGGTCTGCGACAAtaccgtcgtcgtggtcaACACCGTCGGCCCACGCCTGCTGGACGCCTGGATCGAGCACGACAACGTTACGGGCGTGCTGTACGCCGGTGCGCTAGGCCAGGAGTCGGGCAACGCCATCGACGATgtcctcttcggcgccgtcaaccCGTCGGGCAGGCTGGTGCACACCATCGCCCGGAACGAGAGCGACTACAACCCGGAGACCGTCATCAGCGCCACCGAGCTGGACCTCGACTTCTCGGACGGTAACTACATCGACTACAAGTACTTTGACTACTACAACGTCACGCCCCGGTACGAGTTCGGGTACGGCCTGTCATACACGACCTTTAACTactcgtccgccgtcgaggtcgaggtctCTGCTAAGCTCACCAGCGGATTCGCCATGGGGGACCGGTCTATCGGTGGACGGGAGGATCTATGGGAAGTCGTCGCCACCGTGTCGACCAGCATTTCAAACACCGGCTCGGTTGCTGGTGCCGAGGTCGCCCAGCTGTACGTCTCGTTCCCTGACGCGGCCGGAGAGCCGGTCAGACAGCTCCGAGGATTCGCAAAGGTCACGATCCAGCCCGGGGAGAGCGCGGATGTCGCATTCCCGCTGAGACGGAGAGACCTGAGCGTCTGGGACGTTGCCGGGCAGGAATGGAaggtcgagggcggagagTACACCCTGTACGTCGGCGCGAGCAGCCGAGACTTCAGGGCACAGACGACGTTGAAGATTTCTTGA
- a CDS encoding Putative L-Aspartase, argininosuccinate lyase: protein MLATDVAYYIVRKGVPFRETHHISDRCVALSEKTDIPMNDLSYEQLKTVNERPRADCRSAGFPGITWVYSGEERKDKNSARHNGYDLGPPGQSRVLFYMVNGSEF from the coding sequence ATGCTCGCCACCGACGTTGCCTACTACATCGTCCGCAAGGGCGTTCCGTTCCGCGAGACGCACCACATCTCGGACCGCTGCGTAGCCCTTTCGGAAAAGACGGACATCCCGATGAACGACCTCAGCTACGAGCAGCTGAAAACGGTTAATGAGCGTCCTCGAGCAGATTGCCGTTCTGCGGGCTTTCCTGGAATAACCTGGGTCTATTctggagaggagagaaaagaCAAGAACAGCGCAAGACATAACGGTTATGATTTAGGGCCTCCCGGCCAATCACGGGTTCTGTTCTATATGGTTAATGGGAGCGAGTTCTGA
- a CDS encoding Putative flavin amine oxidase, FAD/NAD(P)-binding domain superfamily: protein MNDSMTEKAHKYDCVVVGAGYSGLAAARLLKDSGKNVLVLEARNRVGGRARTIPLDNGDYWDVGASFLGDQQHLMYALAEEFDVPLFTPPTDGKIVLAYRGKAREYRGLIPPMRPWEVLDMGLFVRRFEKLCESVDVDEPWRTPGAEELDRVTVHEWLRKGAWTQATIDMGSLAFEATLGQNTSCVSMLHALFFFRVVAGFTSALSSENGAQHHFVTGGGQAIADKLRERLGDDVVRLGEPVRGITRTESLATIRTDKGEYRARRVILAVPPPHVLKIDFLPRLPVEKVTLLQNMPMGAFSKVYATYKTPFWRDKGLTGESTNPTGFLGVTYDATPPSGYPAKLVGFIAGTRTREFVGFGAEQRRHVALAGFAAAFGPEALDPDDFFYHNMMMEEEWSAGCPMATPAPGMWTLLGEWLRKPVGAIHWAGTETSTKHYGYMEGAVFAGQRAAREVLEELKWKI from the coding sequence ATGAACGACTCAATGACGGAAAAGGCGCACAAATACGactgcgtcgtcgtcggcgcgggcTACTCCGGCCTCGCTGCCGCAAGACTCCTCAAGGACTCGGGCAAGAACGTCCTGGTACTGGAAGCCCGCAACCGCGTCGGCGGGCGCGCCAGGACGATACccctcgacaacggcgactACTGGGACGTCGGCGCATCTTTCCTCGGcgaccagcagcacctgatgtacgccctggccgaggagtTCGACGTGCCGCTCttcacgccgccgacggacggcaagatcgtcCTGGCGTACCGGGGCAAGGCGCGCGAGTACCGCGGCCTCATCCCGCCGATGCGGCCGTGGGAGGTCCTCGACATGGGCCTGTTTGTGCGCCGGTTCGAGAAGCTGTGCGAGagcgtcgacgtcgatgagcCGTGGCGCAcccccggcgccgaggagctcgaccgCGTCACGGTCCACGAGTGGCTGAGGAAGGGCGCCTGGACGCAGGCGACCATCGACATGGGCAGCCTGGCGTTCGAGGCGACCCTCGGGCAGAACACGTCGTGCGTCTCGATGCTGcacgccctcttcttcttccgcgtCGTTGCCGGCTTCACGTCCGCCCTCAGCTCCGAGAATGGCGCGCAGCACCACTTcgtcacgggcggcggccaggccatcgccgacaagctgcgcgagcgcctcggcgacgacgtcgtccgtctcggggAGCCCGTCCGCGGCATCACGAGGACCGAGAGCCTAGCGACGATCCGGACGGACAAGGGTGAGTACCGCGCGCGCCGtgtcatcctcgccgtcccgcCCCCCCATGTGCTCAAAATCGACTTCTTGCCGCGGCTGCCCGTGGAGAAGGTCACGCTGCTGCAGAACATGCCCATGGGCGCCTTCTCAAAGGTCTACGCCACGTACAAGACGCCCTTCTGGCGCGACAAGGgcctgacgggcgagagCACGAACCCGAcgggcttcctcggcgtcacCTACGACGCGACCCCGCCGTCCGGGTACCCGGCCAAGCTCGTGGGCTTCATCGCCGGCACCAGGACGCGCGAgttcgtcggcttcggcgctgagcagcggcggcacgTCGCGCTGGCCGggttcgccgccgccttcggccCGGAGGCGCTCGACCCGGACGACTTTTTTTACCACAacatgatgatggaggaggagtggTCCGCCGGGTGCCCGATGGCGACGCCCGCGCCGGGCATGTGGACACTGCTGGGTGAGTGGCTGCGGAAGCCCGTCGGCGCGATACACTGGGCCGGCACGgagacgtcgacgaagcACTACGGGTACATGgagggcgccgtcttcgcggGCCAGAGGGCCGCGCGTGAGGTCTTGGAGGAGTTGAAGTGGAAGATTTGA
- a CDS encoding Putative ankyrin repeat-containing domain superfamily, whose protein sequence is MMAHSHFPATPNEKVPALFGCPCVWSHVPLYGDAQRRRRYHHALTKPDAPGMVLRLPSEIILCVVDALFDLYAKEVSLGYEKYWESSCLPYETDMMCPFCMLPRFDVWRDVANLAATCRALYELVTPVLYRRDAEKNHSSALLISAKRGNLRAVRLALENGADADADDHTMPLQWTNECFRYCEHCEYQVWWREPRRLDMGALHWAALCGRPDVLELLLRHGRDGGGVSPDKRATVHPGLDAGNFGSLRYVEDYCDEYNASFPCVALQTTMGYNPVSGEGANALYFLLGTSRLRDPSETLAMARLLVEAGSSLLTHKSAGLHALHQAAAYDNVEVTRFLLGEMKTDPNVPDAAGNTPLHHHIDSRFRVEGAAKDTRTLAVLLGHGADPNLRNADGLSPLDLCLFTTLLGGDRMRLSVMLARNGATLRDRDLGLHAARLTGEQRGELNAAFREARISGKSEWDGSI, encoded by the exons ATGATGGCCCACTCAC ACTTCCCCGCCACACCCAACGAGAAAGTGCCGGCGCTTTTCGGATGCCCATGCGTATGGAGCCATGTGCCGCTCTACGGCGATGcccagcgacggcgccgctACCACCACGCGCTGACGAAGCCCGACGCGCCGGGCATGGTGCTGCGTCTGCCGTCCGAGATCATCCTctgcgtcgtcgacgccctcttCGACCTGTACGCCAAGGAGGTGTCCCTGGGCTACGAGAAGTACTGGGAGTCGTCGTGTCTCCCCTACGAGACGGACATGATGTGCCCTTTCTGCATGCTCCCCCGCTTCGACGTCTGGCGAGACGTGGCGaacttggcggcgacgtgccGCGCGCTCTACGAGCTCGTCACCCCCGTGCTCTACCGCCGCGACGCGGAGAAGAACCACTCGTCGGCGCTGCTAATCTCGGCCAAGAGGGGTAACCTCCGCGCCGTGAGGCTGGCGCTGGAgaacggcgccgacgccgacgccgacgaccacaCGATGCCGCTGCAGTGGACCAACGAGTGCTTCCGGTACTGTGAGCACTGCGAGTACCAGGTCTGGTGGCGGGAGCCGAGGAGGCTCGACATGGGCGCGCTGCACTGGGCGGCGCTGTGCGGGCGGCCggacgtcctcgagctcctcctgcgtcacggccgagacggcggcggcgtatCCCCGGACAAGAGGGCCACGGTGCACCCCGGGCTGGACGCCGGGAACTTCGGTTCCCTGCGGTACGTGGAGGATTACTGCGACGAGTACAACGCCAGCTTCCCCTGCGTGGCGTTGCAGACCACCATGGGCTATAACCCCGTgagcggcgagggcgccaaCGCGCTGTACTTTTTGCTGGGGACGAGCAGGCTGAGAGACCCGAGCGAGACGCTGGCGATGGCTCGGTTACTCGTTGAGGCCGGCTCTTCGCTCCTGACACACAAGTCGGCCGGCCTCCATGCACTTCACCAGGCTGCCGCGTACGACAACGTCGAGGTGACGAGATTCCTACTGGGGGAGATGAAGACCGACCCGAACGTCCCGGACGCCGCGGGCAACACGCCGCTCCACCACCACATCGACTCGAGGTTCAGGGTCGAGGGGGCCGCCAAGGACACGAGGACGCTGGCGGTGCTGCTCGGGCACGGCGCGGACCCGAACCTGCGGAACGCGGACGGCCTGTCGCCGCTGGACCTGTGTCTGTTCACGAcgctgctgggcggcgacaGGATGAGGCtgtcggtgatgttggcGCGGAACGGGGCGACGTTGAGGGATCGGGACTTGGGGCTCCACGCGGCGCGGCTGACGGGTGAGCAGCGCGGGGAGCTCAACGCGGCTTTCCGGGAGGCGAGGATATCGGGAAAAAGCGAATGGGACGGGAGCATTTGA
- a CDS encoding Putative VPS4-associated protein, giving the protein MSFANIYTHRKVAETAAKGCDVCYRATSSVLVAPENKDFFYVCPSHLKDKNFCSPIIDKEAVEAKKKKELEEEVERVKKEYEEKQRKKKEKEDKEKAEDKDKSKDKEKDKDDKKTDDEKKGSDAKSPEKDGVETPTPSAEEEPRVFALHKNFYGIRIEKKRQIELARRNRERLQQPNLFPSVPKGTPGAPGS; this is encoded by the exons ATGTCCTTCGCCAACATCTACACGCACCGCAAAGTtgccgagacggcggccaagggcTGCGATGTATGCTATCGCGCCACAAGTAGCGTGCTTGTGGCACCCGAAAACAAG GACTTCTTCTACGTATGCCCCAGCCATTTGAAGGACAAGAACTTCTGTTCCCCCATCATCGACAaagaggccgtcgaggcgaagaaaaagaaggagctggaagaagaggttgAGCGCGTCAAGAAGGAATACGAAGAGAAgcagagaaagaagaaggagaaggaggacaaggagaaggccgaggacaaggacaaaAGCAAAGACAAGGAAAAAGATAAGGATGACAAGAAGACGGATGACGAGAAGAAAGGCAGCGATGCCAAATCCCCAGAGAAG GACGGTGTCGAGACACCTACCCCATCCGCAGAGGAGGAGCCCCGCGTTTTTGCGCTTCATAA GAACTTCTACGGTATTCGAATCGAGAAGAAACGGCAGATAGAGCTTGCCAGGAGAAACCGAGAACGACTCCAACAGCCCAACCTGTTTCCGTCCGTCCCGAAAGGTACACCAGGCGCACCTGGTAGCTGA
- a CDS encoding Putative L-Aspartase, argininosuccinate lyase, fumarate lyase — protein MLSCAMAFANDLERLREVFNRVSRKPLGFGALAGNPFIIDREAISAELGFDGLLWNSMADVADRDFVTETLQWGFILMQHISGWPKDLTTPPASSVWRASPTPTPLAAR, from the coding sequence ATGCTCTCGTGCGCCATGGCCTTCGCCAacgacctcgagcgcctccgcGAGGTCTTCAACCGGGTCAGCCGTAAGCCCCTGGGGTTCGGTGCCCTGGCCGGCAATCCCTTCATCATCGACCGCGAGGCCATATCGGCGGAGCTTGGCTTCGATGGCCTACTCTGGAATTCGATGGCCGATGTTGCCGACCGCGATTTCGTCACCGAGACGCTGCAGTGGGGCTTCATCCTCATGCAGCACATCTCTGGCTGGCCCAAGGACCTGACTACTCCTCCCGCGAGTTCGGTTTGGcgcgcctcgccgacgcctaCTCCACTGGCAGCTCGTTGA
- a CDS encoding Putative PH-like domain superfamily protein: MPASLDSQRLEAVFQSRPDILQGIQKAADTPARVALFNNIASFVHEQINGPEPVSKRRRVDEGPTNGFKATNTNGTFAKAAPKSSGTGNAADEEVLLEIKEISVSVPQRKKYDLCFTANHLYARAPNTTAPVEGITYAWEDIEYAFYLPVPEKTQVQHNYVLFPRGTCLPTKTAPEKEALVFTVPSTPPKQGTIGGPRANAASTVSDTYRALFDWALTTHLSSAGNRAEIVAADPSKFHSLVRQPHRPNEKAVHVKAFRGSKDGYLFFLPNGIFYGFKKPLVFLPIDRIVAVSYTSVLQRTFNIVVEVFTEGDATEEIEFGMLDQEDYGGIDESYVKRHGLQDRSMAEQRKAKMELTENLKAKKGADAEAGANGDTDANGMTELEKAHLEAEQALQEDEDEDEEDYDPGSEGESEGSGSSDDDDDDDDDDDDDEAEEDDEDEEMNEK, encoded by the exons ATGCCCGCCAGCCTCGACAGCCAGAGGCTGGAAGCCGTCTTCCAGTCGCGGCCAGACATTCTACAGGGCATTCAGAAAGCAGCTG ACACTCCCGCCCGAGTCGCACTATTCAACAACATCGCAAGCTTCGTCCACGAGCAGATCAACGGCCCAGAGCCCGTATCGAAACGCAGACGGGTAGACGAGGGTCCCACGAACGGTTTCAAGGCGACGAACACGAATGGCACGTTTGCAAAAGCCGCGCCCAAGAGCTCCGGCACCGGCAATGCGGCTGACGAAGAGGTGCTCCTCGAGATCAAGGAAATCTCCGTCTCAGTGCCGCAGCGCAAAAAGTACGACCTCTGCTTCACGGCCAATCACCTATACGCTCGCGCACCGAACACCACCGCCCCTGTAGAGGGCATTACCTACGCCTGGGAAGACATCG AATACGCCTTCTACCTCCCCGTACCCGAAAAGACCCAGGTGCAACACAACTACGTGCTGTTCCCCCGCGGGACATGCCTCCCGACAAAGACGGCACCCGAGAAGGAAGCGCTGGTGTTTACGGTGCCATCCACGCCGCCCAAGCAGGGCACCATCGgcgggccgagggcgaaCGCAGCATCAACCGTCTCCGACACCTACCGCGCCCTCTTTGACTGGGCGCTGACGACACATCTCAGCTCCGCTGGCAACCGGGCCGAAATCGTCGCGGCGGACCCCAGCAAGTTCCACAGTCTCGTACGCCAGCCGCATAGACCGAACGAGAAGGCGGTGCACGTCAAGGCCTTCCGCGGGTCCAAGGACGGATACCTTTTCTTCCTGCCCAACGGTATCTTCTACGGCTTTAAAAAGCCTCTCGTCTTCCTGCCCATCGACCGTATCGTGGCCGTGAGCTACACGAGCGTCCTGCAGCGCACCTTCAACATAGTTGTCGAGGTCTTCACCGAAGGCGACGCGACCGAGGAGATTGAGTTTGGCATGCTGGACCAAGAGGACtacggcggcatcgacgagtCGTACGTCAAGCGCCACGGGCTGCAGGACCGGAGCATGGCCGAGCAGAGGAAAGCCAAGATGGAGTTGACGGAAAACctgaaggcgaagaagggtgCGGATGCTGAGGCTGGTGCAAACGGCGAcaccgacgccaacggcatGACGGAGCTAGAGAAGGCCCATCTCGAGGCGGAGCAGGCTCtccaggaagacgaggatgaagacgaggaggactaCGACCCCGGTagtgagggtgagagtgaaGGCTCGGGGTCgagcgacgatgacgatgacgacgacgacgacgacgacgatgatgaggctgaagaggatgatgaggacgaggagatgaacGAAAAGTAG